In one Thermodesulfobacteriota bacterium genomic region, the following are encoded:
- a CDS encoding nicotinate phosphoribosyltransferase, giving the protein MKDSDRKIAEGILFTDQYQLTMAQLYFRMGIHEKKVQFDHFFRNYPDYGTHKAGYCINAGLEWLIDWMQNTRFRDEDIELLRSQTGNTGKQLFDEDFLRWVRGNGSFESISMLAIPEGRVVHPNVPLTVVQGSLAMAQILESPLLNQLNYQTLIATKAARIHEAGRGQTLIEFGMRRGHERGVNAGIRAALIGGADFTSTVGISHVLGYPPKGTHAHSMVQVFMALGEGEIGAFRAYADVFPDDCVLLVDTINTIESGIPNAIKVFEELKRRGHEAVGIRLDSGDLAYLSIQAAKMLNDAGFPNTKIVLSNQLDELVVWQIITQIEEEASRWGVDADNLIQRLIYGVGTRLITSKGDSALDGVYKLVGVEEKGEWVPAIKLSETPSKTLNPAFKHVWRIYDTRGKATADLLSLDANEPMESNQLILHHPLDHTKYRILSRDKIHEIEPLLTEVLTEGKLNYDHPSIEEIRKVREKDIDRLDSGVKRIVNPHIYHVSLSQRLWELKQGLIRSLTKGK; this is encoded by the coding sequence ATGAAAGATTCAGATAGAAAAATAGCAGAGGGAATCCTATTTACCGACCAATATCAACTCACAATGGCACAGCTTTATTTCCGAATGGGTATACATGAAAAGAAGGTCCAATTTGACCATTTCTTCAGGAACTACCCGGACTACGGCACCCATAAGGCAGGTTATTGCATCAATGCCGGACTAGAATGGCTAATAGATTGGATGCAAAACACACGTTTTCGAGACGAGGATATCGAGTTATTACGTTCACAAACTGGAAATACCGGGAAACAACTGTTTGATGAGGACTTTCTTAGATGGGTCAGGGGAAATGGCTCGTTTGAATCTATTTCTATGCTTGCAATACCTGAGGGAAGAGTTGTCCACCCAAACGTTCCGCTAACTGTTGTACAGGGCTCCCTGGCAATGGCCCAAATACTTGAATCCCCGCTCCTCAATCAACTAAATTACCAAACACTGATTGCAACCAAAGCAGCCCGCATACATGAAGCTGGTCGAGGTCAAACATTAATCGAATTCGGAATGCGTCGTGGGCACGAAAGGGGCGTAAATGCAGGGATCCGAGCCGCGCTAATAGGTGGTGCCGACTTTACATCTACAGTAGGAATCTCACACGTTCTAGGGTATCCACCTAAGGGTACCCACGCTCATAGCATGGTTCAGGTTTTTATGGCCCTCGGAGAAGGCGAGATCGGTGCTTTTCGAGCATATGCAGATGTCTTTCCGGATGACTGCGTCTTGCTGGTAGACACAATAAATACGATTGAAAGCGGCATACCGAATGCGATAAAGGTTTTTGAAGAACTGAAGCGTAGAGGGCACGAGGCCGTAGGCATCCGACTGGACTCAGGCGATTTAGCTTATTTGAGCATTCAAGCCGCAAAGATGCTCAATGATGCGGGTTTCCCAAATACTAAGATTGTCCTGTCAAACCAGTTGGATGAACTGGTAGTGTGGCAAATAATTACCCAGATCGAAGAAGAGGCATCAAGATGGGGTGTCGATGCAGACAATCTGATCCAACGACTAATATACGGAGTAGGGACAAGGTTAATTACATCAAAGGGGGATTCCGCTCTAGACGGTGTGTACAAACTTGTTGGGGTTGAGGAAAAAGGGGAGTGGGTTCCAGCAATTAAACTCTCAGAGACTCCATCAAAAACTCTTAACCCGGCATTTAAGCATGTATGGAGAATCTATGACACAAGAGGAAAAGCCACGGCTGACCTGTTAAGCCTTGATGCAAACGAACCCATGGAATCCAATCAACTTATACTACACCACCCATTAGATCATACTAAATATCGGATACTGAGTCGAGATAAAATTCACGAAATAGAACCGCTTTTGACCGAAGTCTTGACTGAAGGGAAACTTAATTATGATCACCCATCTATTGAGGAAATCCGAAAGGTCCGTGAGAAAGATATAGATCGGCTTGATTCCGGCGTAAAACGGATCGTGAACCCGCATATTTATCATGTCTCTCTTTCACAGCGTCTCTGGGAGTTAAAACAGGGTCTGATCAGATCACTCACAAAGGGGAAATAA
- a CDS encoding DUF434 domain-containing protein: protein MVNIDKVIAASSDYLYLKRRGYSIKSILEIIGNRFQLNTEERNVLYRGFFTKKEIGSRMNRILSEKNVNGSLLEIDGYNQLITIESYRKGRFVFKATDGIVRDTASVYRSYKITDITVEVLRILIKNLCYLGLREAKFYFDKPISHSGELCVLINELMNKHRIAGNAETVMSPDHVLKDAGFVASSDSVIISEAKGIFDLAGWLITRVWRPKLVDFSVC, encoded by the coding sequence GTGGTTAATATAGACAAGGTCATAGCTGCCAGTAGTGATTATCTCTATTTAAAGAGGAGGGGTTATTCAATTAAATCTATTTTAGAGATTATAGGGAACCGATTTCAGCTTAACACCGAGGAAAGGAATGTGCTTTACAGAGGATTTTTTACAAAAAAGGAAATCGGAAGCAGAATGAATAGGATATTAAGTGAAAAGAATGTCAATGGCAGTTTGCTTGAAATTGACGGATATAATCAGTTGATTACCATAGAGTCTTACAGAAAGGGTAGGTTTGTATTTAAAGCCACAGACGGTATTGTCAGGGATACCGCTTCGGTGTATCGATCGTATAAAATTACTGATATTACTGTTGAAGTCCTGAGGATCCTGATCAAAAATCTCTGCTATTTAGGACTTAGAGAGGCAAAGTTTTATTTTGACAAGCCAATATCGCATTCAGGTGAGTTGTGTGTGTTGATAAATGAGTTGATGAATAAACATCGTATAGCCGGAAATGCTGAAACAGTAATGTCTCCGGATCACGTTTTAAAAGATGCTGGTTTTGTCGCTAGTTCGGATTCGGTGATAATTTCAGAAGCCAAGGGGATTTTTGATTTGGCAGGTTGGCTTATTACAAGGGTATGGAGACCAAAGTTGGTGGATTTTAGCGTGTGTTAG
- a CDS encoding carbon-nitrogen hydrolase family protein, whose amino-acid sequence MERPKQKYIAAAVQAAPIFLNKQETVGKVCSLIEEARENGADLIVFPEAFIPAYPYWPKDLGTGPERKLVLDAYMELYKNSVEIPSEDTEKLSDAARKAGSHVIIGVNEREGGTLYNTILYIDKTGAIIGKHRKLLSIDSEKCIWGMGGAEDIGVFETELGKLGGFFCYEHHITLAKYAMFMKGEQVHAGLWAGHGFVKPTMDCASREYAFEGQVFVIAASGYINEDMIPDSFPLKKFTTWDFPGGSGIISPRAEYLAGPLYDCEGILYAEIDMDMIIRAKAVIDSVGHFSRPDILSLKINETGRVETFVDDGEYVISNENYKMIMNSIEELRERQKNLDSKIDSIIKALETRGKN is encoded by the coding sequence ATGGAGCGCCCAAAACAAAAATATATAGCCGCAGCCGTTCAGGCTGCGCCGATTTTCTTAAACAAACAAGAAACCGTAGGCAAGGTATGTAGTTTAATTGAAGAGGCTCGCGAAAACGGGGCCGATTTAATCGTATTTCCCGAGGCGTTTATCCCCGCATATCCATACTGGCCAAAGGACCTAGGAACCGGGCCTGAAAGGAAGCTTGTATTGGATGCCTATATGGAGCTCTATAAAAACTCAGTGGAGATCCCGAGTGAAGATACGGAAAAGCTTTCAGATGCTGCACGCAAGGCCGGATCTCATGTAATAATCGGAGTAAATGAAAGGGAAGGTGGCACTTTATACAACACGATACTTTACATCGATAAAACAGGCGCGATTATAGGCAAACACAGAAAGCTTCTTTCGATTGACAGCGAAAAGTGTATATGGGGTATGGGTGGTGCAGAGGACATTGGAGTTTTCGAAACTGAGCTTGGAAAGCTAGGTGGATTTTTCTGTTATGAGCACCACATTACATTGGCGAAATACGCAATGTTCATGAAAGGTGAGCAGGTTCATGCCGGACTCTGGGCCGGTCACGGATTTGTTAAACCCACGATGGACTGTGCCAGCAGGGAATATGCCTTTGAGGGTCAGGTTTTTGTTATTGCAGCTTCTGGCTACATTAATGAAGATATGATTCCGGATAGTTTTCCTCTTAAGAAGTTCACGACCTGGGATTTCCCGGGCGGTAGCGGGATAATAAGCCCCAGGGCCGAATATCTCGCAGGTCCTCTATACGATTGCGAGGGAATATTGTATGCAGAAATTGATATGGATATGATCATACGTGCCAAGGCCGTGATAGATTCGGTCGGTCATTTCTCGAGACCCGATATTCTCAGTTTGAAAATAAATGAGACGGGTCGTGTCGAAACATTTGTAGACGATGGTGAATACGTTATCTCTAACGAGAATTATAAGATGATTATGAATTCGATTGAAGAACTCAGAGAAAGACAGAAGAATCTAGATTCAAAGATTGACTCAATTATAAAGGCTTTGGAAACCAGGGGAAAAAATTAG
- a CDS encoding LLM class F420-dependent oxidoreductase, producing the protein MRFGIALPNFGKYAQKESILAIAKSAEDLGFDSLWVSDHIVIPESHKGFGDVFYEPLTTLSFVAAKTRVIQLGTSVIILPYRNPIVLAKMISTLDVLSGGRVILGVGVGWLKEEFDALRVCYEERGSITDEYIYVLKNLWSNEEPGYRGKYYNFSNIKFFPKPIQKPHPPIWIGGNGLAALRRAITLGNGWHPVGLTPSEIEEKTGALGELQTKIRSSNFVISLRKNLQIYKSGKKKPDVREPLRDTPEMIARSIEKYYESGVSHLVFQILGGEFKDIIHTMEFFSTDIRPYLKLGLQY; encoded by the coding sequence ATGAGATTTGGAATTGCTCTGCCTAATTTCGGTAAATATGCACAAAAGGAATCGATCCTTGCTATTGCGAAATCGGCCGAGGATCTTGGATTTGATTCTTTATGGGTAAGTGATCATATTGTAATACCGGAATCACATAAGGGTTTTGGCGATGTATTTTACGAGCCTCTTACAACACTGTCTTTTGTTGCCGCTAAGACGAGGGTCATTCAACTTGGCACTAGTGTGATTATTCTTCCATATAGGAATCCAATAGTTCTCGCAAAGATGATTTCGACCCTGGACGTACTTTCCGGTGGGAGAGTTATATTGGGGGTTGGCGTAGGATGGCTGAAAGAAGAATTTGATGCGCTACGTGTTTGTTACGAGGAACGAGGTTCGATTACTGATGAGTATATATATGTCTTAAAAAATCTCTGGTCTAACGAGGAGCCAGGCTATCGGGGAAAGTATTATAATTTTTCTAATATTAAGTTTTTCCCAAAGCCTATTCAAAAACCGCATCCACCCATATGGATCGGTGGTAACGGTCTGGCGGCTCTTAGAAGAGCGATTACGTTGGGAAATGGATGGCATCCCGTGGGCCTCACACCGAGCGAGATTGAAGAAAAAACAGGCGCGCTGGGCGAATTGCAAACTAAAATTAGATCGTCAAATTTTGTGATATCATTGAGAAAAAATCTACAAATCTATAAGTCAGGAAAGAAGAAGCCCGATGTCCGCGAGCCACTTCGCGATACTCCTGAAATGATAGCGAGGTCTATTGAGAAATACTATGAATCAGGGGTATCGCATCTAGTTTTTCAGATTTTAGGAGGGGAGTTTAAGGATATCATCCATACCATGGAATTTTTTTCAACCGATATAAGGCCTTATCTTAAATTGGGATTACAGTATTAA
- a CDS encoding lytic transglycosylase domain-containing protein — protein MFKGFHNSLILSIFGVIKIIFLFSVIVLSFFILHKLGLISNRQANTTISTFLKQYPAIYENGNLNGGIDTSTPTESDILKLILRFSDDISSSQAQELAKLIIEECDNYEIDPSLILAIIQVESNFSPMAVSGKGAIGLMQVMPSTGEYLAEKLGISISGKKELHDPFLNVRLGIYYLSLLEDRFDNTEDALFAYYYGPSRFESIRYLGRKLPRYVKKVLNFKSFLDDEVFMLSQS, from the coding sequence ATGTTTAAAGGATTTCACAATAGCTTGATTCTATCTATTTTTGGGGTTATTAAAATTATTTTCCTATTCTCAGTTATTGTCTTATCCTTTTTTATATTGCATAAACTTGGATTGATATCGAATCGACAAGCAAATACGACAATTAGTACCTTTCTGAAACAATATCCAGCGATATATGAAAATGGTAATTTAAATGGGGGAATAGACACTTCCACACCGACTGAAAGCGATATATTAAAATTAATTCTAAGATTTTCAGACGACATATCTTCATCACAGGCACAGGAGCTGGCCAAACTGATTATTGAAGAATGTGACAATTATGAAATCGATCCTTCACTCATCCTTGCAATCATTCAGGTTGAAAGTAATTTTTCACCGATGGCTGTTTCCGGTAAAGGTGCTATCGGACTAATGCAGGTAATGCCCTCCACTGGAGAATACCTGGCTGAAAAACTTGGTATTTCGATCAGTGGGAAAAAGGAGCTTCATGACCCATTCCTCAATGTAAGGCTTGGAATATATTACCTTTCCTTATTGGAGGATCGTTTTGATAATACTGAGGATGCGCTTTTTGCCTACTATTATGGGCCTAGCAGGTTTGAGAGCATAAGATATCTCGGTAGGAAATTACCCAGGTATGTTAAGAAGGTTCTTAACTTTAAGAGCTTTCTTGATGATGAGGTGTTTATGTTGAGTCAGAGTTAA
- the rpmH gene encoding 50S ribosomal protein L34 produces MKRTYQPHVKKRLRVHGFRERMSTNGGRRTLKRRMAKGRHSLTVQAWKK; encoded by the coding sequence ATGAAAAGGACCTATCAACCTCATGTGAAAAAAAGATTACGAGTGCACGGCTTTCGCGAAAGAATGAGTACAAATGGAGGAAGACGCACTCTGAAGAGAAGGATGGCTAAAGGGAGACACAGTCTCACAGTTCAGGCCTGGAAGAAATGA
- the rnpA gene encoding ribonuclease P protein component: protein MNFPSRLNFPSKNIIRKSDDFREVFEKGNTYTTKSFIVHCNKNSLGYSRLGVVIGKKLFASAVKRNRLKRLIREVFRKNKHQFNSLDVVIVASKKNAETLDYDNTRKEICDKISLKLS from the coding sequence ATGAATTTTCCTTCAAGACTCAATTTCCCAAGTAAAAATATAATTCGGAAAAGCGATGATTTTAGAGAAGTTTTTGAGAAAGGCAACACGTACACTACAAAAAGCTTTATTGTACACTGTAATAAAAATTCACTTGGATACTCAAGACTCGGAGTAGTAATTGGAAAGAAACTATTTGCAAGTGCGGTAAAGAGAAACCGATTAAAGAGATTGATAAGGGAAGTATTTAGAAAAAACAAACATCAGTTTAATTCCTTAGACGTAGTGATAGTCGCCAGTAAAAAGAACGCGGAAACTCTAGATTACGACAATACTCGAAAAGAAATTTGTGATAAAATTAGTTTGAAACTCTCATGA
- the yidD gene encoding membrane protein insertion efficiency factor YidD, whose protein sequence is MKFVIVCLLGMYKYTISTILPPSCRFHPSCSEYAVGAIDKYGVQRGVWYAIKRITRCHPFGNGGYDPV, encoded by the coding sequence ATAAAATTTGTAATCGTGTGTTTGCTAGGAATGTATAAATATACGATATCCACCATATTACCTCCATCGTGTCGATTTCACCCAAGCTGTTCAGAGTACGCAGTAGGTGCTATCGATAAGTACGGTGTTCAAAGGGGTGTCTGGTATGCAATCAAGAGAATCACAAGATGCCATCCTTTTGGGAATGGAGGGTATGACCCAGTCTGA
- the yidC gene encoding membrane protein insertase YidC → MFDKTKINYILFFVLSFAIIVGYSIFFAPKSTKKATKIVGEEERVIEQQPPPVKQEIPVEEYVIPDAPKGELITINTPLYTGTIDTAGGRIISWNLRKYRETTSINSPTVNLFKDSPPSYNFNLKLKGYEIPDIIPFKYGGNKVLDLRDEKHDLTLYWKSPDGIEVRNIFTINPNSYLLEQRVEVTNPNDSNINQRLSVEWYDQIQNKGREQNNKDFTALVSDKVERINSLPAEPTQLKGLISWFGFSNKYFLKAYLTEIGGETQIIFSSAGSDSLGRAVYRYPDDIIPRGTTSIHKSKLFLGPKEYQILKSAGFELQNAINYGWFGIIARPVGQLLTYINTYIHNYGVSIIIITIIMRLIFLPLTIKSMGSMKEMQNKMQEIKPKIDTLKEKYKDDKTKQNTELMKLYSSYGINPLSSLGGCLPLLIQLPVFIALYEVLLYSIELRQSSFLWVKDLSEPETLFDIPGIGMPFRILPLLMGASWYVSQKMTPTTTVGADNMQMKMMQFMPLIFTVMFWGLPSGLILYWTVSNILSIGQQLYVNSRSRVPKGGNIDADSDRKRRKDRV, encoded by the coding sequence ATGTTTGATAAAACTAAGATTAACTACATACTGTTTTTTGTATTATCCTTTGCAATTATAGTTGGTTATTCCATCTTTTTCGCACCTAAATCGACAAAGAAAGCCACTAAGATTGTAGGTGAGGAAGAAAGGGTTATAGAACAACAACCTCCTCCGGTGAAACAGGAAATCCCAGTAGAAGAATACGTGATTCCTGATGCCCCAAAGGGAGAGCTTATAACTATAAATACTCCCTTATACACAGGAACTATTGACACTGCCGGGGGGAGGATAATTTCTTGGAACCTGCGAAAATATAGAGAAACAACCTCCATAAATTCTCCGACCGTTAATCTTTTTAAGGATTCACCACCTTCATATAACTTTAATCTGAAGCTGAAAGGCTATGAGATCCCGGACATCATACCCTTCAAATATGGTGGCAATAAGGTGCTCGATTTACGGGACGAAAAGCATGATTTAACTCTCTACTGGAAATCACCGGACGGAATCGAGGTCAGGAATATATTCACAATTAACCCCAATAGTTATCTGCTCGAACAAAGAGTTGAGGTCACAAATCCGAATGATTCTAATATCAACCAAAGACTATCAGTCGAATGGTATGATCAAATACAAAATAAAGGCAGAGAGCAAAACAATAAGGATTTTACTGCTTTGGTCTCTGATAAAGTCGAACGCATCAATAGTTTGCCCGCAGAACCCACCCAGTTGAAAGGTTTAATAAGCTGGTTTGGTTTCTCGAACAAATATTTTCTCAAAGCATACCTCACCGAAATCGGTGGTGAGACTCAAATTATTTTCTCGTCCGCTGGAAGTGATAGTCTCGGTAGAGCCGTCTATCGATATCCTGATGATATCATACCACGGGGTACCACCTCGATTCACAAATCCAAGTTATTCTTAGGCCCTAAGGAGTATCAAATATTGAAATCCGCAGGTTTCGAACTCCAAAATGCAATAAACTACGGATGGTTTGGCATTATTGCGAGACCTGTCGGTCAGCTGCTTACATATATAAATACCTATATTCACAACTATGGCGTTTCGATAATCATCATAACTATTATTATGAGACTAATTTTCCTTCCGCTGACTATAAAGAGTATGGGCTCTATGAAAGAGATGCAGAACAAGATGCAGGAGATTAAACCGAAGATCGATACCCTCAAAGAGAAGTATAAGGATGATAAGACGAAGCAAAATACGGAACTTATGAAATTATATTCGAGTTATGGTATTAACCCGCTCAGTAGTCTCGGTGGATGTCTGCCTCTCTTGATTCAGCTTCCGGTCTTTATCGCTCTGTATGAAGTACTGCTGTACTCGATAGAACTCCGTCAGAGTTCATTTCTGTGGGTAAAGGATCTCTCCGAACCTGAGACCCTCTTCGATATACCAGGAATCGGAATGCCATTCAGGATATTGCCCCTACTCATGGGCGCTTCTTGGTATGTTTCTCAAAAGATGACTCCCACAACAACTGTCGGAGCTGACAATATGCAGATGAAAATGATGCAATTTATGCCTTTGATTTTTACGGTGATGTTTTGGGGCCTGCCCTCAGGGTTG